Proteins encoded by one window of Shewanella avicenniae:
- a CDS encoding DUF481 domain-containing protein — protein MKPTMIAIATLLAAPSVFADTEFVPGEATFGGDAELGATMTTGNTDTTSIKGRLDLKHELGNWENEYVLEGLYKEDTDEVTAKRYLGSVQGNYRFGKHSYTFATGSYEVDPFTGYDFRYNAAAGYGYRLYQGANSFVDAEVGPGYQYQRLDEEQQADLGYTSESSWVVHSVLNYSWKISPTSRFKQTFVADYGDKLDARSETSVTANIVGALSMKFAVIVRYNSDPLDDIKSTDTETNMTILYSF, from the coding sequence ATGAAGCCAACGATGATTGCGATAGCAACGCTGCTGGCCGCGCCAAGTGTGTTTGCGGATACTGAGTTTGTGCCGGGTGAGGCCACCTTTGGGGGGGACGCCGAATTAGGCGCGACTATGACCACAGGGAATACCGATACCACTTCGATCAAAGGTCGTTTAGATCTGAAACACGAGCTGGGGAATTGGGAAAATGAATATGTGCTAGAAGGGTTGTATAAGGAAGACACCGACGAAGTCACCGCGAAACGTTATCTTGGCAGTGTTCAAGGTAACTATCGCTTTGGTAAACATAGCTACACCTTTGCCACCGGCAGTTATGAAGTCGATCCATTCACCGGTTATGATTTTCGTTACAATGCAGCGGCTGGTTATGGTTATCGCCTCTACCAAGGTGCCAATAGCTTTGTTGATGCGGAAGTCGGTCCCGGTTATCAATACCAACGTTTAGACGAAGAACAGCAAGCGGATCTGGGTTACACCAGTGAATCAAGCTGGGTGGTGCATAGCGTGTTGAACTACTCATGGAAGATCAGCCCCACCTCTAGGTTCAAGCAAACCTTTGTGGCTGATTATGGTGATAAGCTCGATGCTCGTTCAGAAACCTCTGTGACGGCGAACATTGTCGGTGCCTTGTCGATGAAGTTTGCGGTGATTGTGCGTTACAATTCCGACCCTCTAGATGACATCAAAAGCACCGACACTGAAACTAACATGACGATTCTGTATTCCTTCTAA
- the nhaD gene encoding sodium:proton antiporter NhaD, protein MYQGLAAFGGSLLGLIVSPAVMASEAAGEHLALTHTFAGYLGVAIFVIAYALVMSEEKLHLRKSKPVIIAAGIIWGILGWVYTQHNMSEVAEAAFRSDLLEYAELFLFLLAAMTYINAMEERKLFDALRAWMVNKGFTLRQVFWITGFLAFFISPIADNLTTALLMCAVVMKMGADNKKFITVSCINIVVGANAGGAFSPFGDITTLMVWQKGVVQFAQFFDLFIPSLVNFVLPAAIMSIFISNSQSEAKAEVVHTKPGAKRIVVLFLLTITMAVCAHSLLGLPPVLGMITGLGLLQLFGFVLRKDFDKNISKLRKKAAEAKDEKALQECDQFVPFDVFSRIAMAEWDTLLFFYGVVMCVGGLGLMGYLAMVSEAMYGHWDATYANVAVGLLSSIVDNIPVMFAVLTMNPDMAVGQWLLVTLTAGVGGSLLSIGSAAGVALMGQARGIYTFGAHLKWTPVVALGYIASILVHYFLNNSLF, encoded by the coding sequence ATGTACCAAGGGCTCGCAGCCTTTGGGGGAAGTTTGCTGGGATTGATCGTTTCTCCTGCCGTTATGGCCAGTGAAGCAGCTGGTGAGCACCTCGCGCTTACGCATACCTTTGCCGGTTATCTTGGCGTGGCGATTTTTGTGATCGCTTATGCTTTGGTGATGTCAGAAGAGAAATTACATCTACGTAAATCTAAGCCGGTGATTATTGCGGCGGGCATTATTTGGGGCATTTTAGGCTGGGTATACACCCAACATAACATGTCGGAAGTGGCCGAAGCGGCATTCCGTAGCGACTTACTCGAATACGCCGAACTGTTTCTGTTCTTGCTGGCGGCGATGACCTATATCAACGCCATGGAAGAGCGCAAACTGTTTGATGCCTTGCGCGCTTGGATGGTCAACAAAGGCTTCACCCTACGACAAGTTTTCTGGATTACCGGCTTTTTGGCGTTCTTTATCTCGCCAATTGCGGACAACTTAACCACCGCGTTGCTGATGTGTGCCGTGGTGATGAAGATGGGCGCCGACAATAAGAAATTTATTACAGTCTCCTGTATCAACATTGTGGTTGGCGCCAATGCGGGCGGTGCTTTCAGCCCATTTGGTGATATCACTACCTTGATGGTATGGCAAAAAGGTGTGGTGCAGTTTGCCCAATTCTTTGACCTGTTCATTCCATCACTGGTTAACTTTGTGTTGCCAGCGGCAATCATGAGCATCTTTATCAGTAATTCTCAATCTGAAGCCAAAGCGGAAGTGGTTCACACTAAACCGGGGGCAAAGCGGATTGTGGTGTTGTTCCTGCTGACCATCACTATGGCGGTTTGTGCTCACTCACTGTTGGGACTGCCACCAGTACTTGGCATGATCACCGGTCTTGGTTTGCTACAACTGTTTGGCTTTGTATTGCGCAAAGACTTTGACAAAAATATCAGCAAACTGCGTAAGAAGGCCGCTGAAGCAAAAGATGAGAAAGCACTGCAAGAGTGCGATCAGTTTGTGCCTTTTGACGTATTTAGCCGTATCGCAATGGCCGAATGGGACACACTGCTGTTCTTCTACGGTGTGGTAATGTGCGTAGGTGGCCTCGGTTTAATGGGCTATCTGGCGATGGTGTCTGAAGCTATGTATGGCCACTGGGATGCCACTTATGCCAACGTGGCGGTCGGTCTGTTGTCGTCAATCGTGGATAACATTCCGGTGATGTTTGCGGTATTGACCATGAACCCTGATATGGCGGTTGGTCAATGGCTGTTGGTGACCTTAACGGCCGGTGTGGGCGGTAGCTTGCTGTCTATCGGCAGTGCAGCGGGTGTGGCATTGATGGGGCAAGCGCGCGGTATCTACACTTTTGGCGCGCACTTGAAGTGGACGCCAGTGGTGGCGCTCGGTTATATCGCCAGTATTTTGGTGCACTACTTCCTCAATAACAGCCTGTTTTAA